A genome region from Meleagris gallopavo isolate NT-WF06-2002-E0010 breed Aviagen turkey brand Nicholas breeding stock chromosome 7, Turkey_5.1, whole genome shotgun sequence includes the following:
- the FZD7 gene encoding frizzled-7, with translation AELRWLGLTALLAALLGTPCAAAHQDDKAISVPDHGFCQPISIPLCTDIAYNQTILPNLLGHTNQEDAGLEVHQFYPLVKVQCSAELKFFLCSMYAPVCTVLEQAIPPCRSLCERARQGCEALMNKFGFQWPERLRCENFPVHGAGEICVGQNTSDAPPGPGGAGGRGATVQPTAGYLPDLTPPQPATGFSFSCPRQLKVPPYLGYRFLGERDCGAPCEPGRPNGLMYFKEAEVRFARLWVGVWSVLCCASTLFTVLTYLVDMRRFSYPERPIIFLSGCYFMVAVAYAAGFLLEERVVCLERFSEDGYRTVAQGTKKEGCTILFMILYFFGMASSIWWVILSLTWFLAAGMKWGHEAIEANSQYFHLAAWAVPAVKTITILAMGQVDGDVLSGVCYVGIYSVDSLRGFVLAPLFVYLFIGTSFLLAGFVSLFRIRTIMKHDGTKTEKLEKLMVRIGVFSVLYTVPATIVLACYFYEQAFRSTWEKTWLLQTCKTYAVPCPSHFAPMSPDFTVFMIKYLMTMIVGITTGFWIWSGKTLQSWRRFYHRLSTGSKGETAV, from the coding sequence GCTGAGCTCCGCTGGCTGGGCCTGACCGCCCTGCTGGCCGCCCTGCTAGGCACCCCGTGCGCGGCGGCGCATCAGGACGATAAGGCCATCTCTGTGCCGGACCACGGCTTCTGCCAGCCCATCTCCATCCCGCTCTGCACGGATATCGCCTACAACCAGACCATCCTGCCCAACCTGCTGGGCCACACCAACCAGGAGGACGCCGGCCTGGAGGTGCACCAGTTCTACCCGCTGGTCAAGGTGCAGTGTTCGGCCGAGCTCAAGTTCTTCCTCTGCTCCATGTATGCACCGGTTTGCACCGTACTGGAGCAGGCCATCCCTCCCTGCCGCTCCCTATGTGAGCGGGCTCGACAGGGTTGCGAGGCGCTCATGAACAAGTTTGGCTTCCAGTGGCCGGAGCGGCTCCGTTGCGAGAACTTTCCTGTGCACGGTGCGGGTGAGATCTGCGTGGGGCAGAACACGTCGGATGCCCCGCCAGGGCCCGGTGGCGCGGGAGGTCGGGGAGCCACGGTGCAGCCCACTGCCGGCTACCTGCCTGACCTCACCCCACCACAGCCTGCCACCGGCTTCTCCTTTTCTTGCCCTCGGCAGCTCAAGGTGCCCCCCTACTTGGGCTACCGTTTCCTGGGGGAGCGGGACTGTGGAGCCCCCTGTGAGCCGGGCCGGCCCAATGGGCTCATGTACTTCAAGGAGGCGGAGGTACGCTTTGCCCGGCTCTGGGTGGGCGTGTGGTCCGTGCTCTGCTGTGCGTCCACCCTCTTTACTGTGCTTACCTACCTGGTGGACATGCGCCGCTTCAGCTACCCGGAGCGACCCATCATCTTCCTCTCGGGCTGCTACTTCATGGTGGCAGTGGCTTATGCAGCAGGATTCCTGCTGGAGGAGCGGGTGGTATGCCTGGAGCGCTTCTCTGAGGATGGCTACCGTACTGTGGCCCAAGGCACTAAGAAAGAAGGCTGCACCATCCTCTTCATGATCCTCTACTTCTTTGGCATGGCCAGCTCCATCTGGTGGGTCATACTGTCCCTCACCTGGTTCCTGGCAGCTGGCATGAAGTGGGGCCACGAGGCCATCGAGGCCAACTCCCAGTACTTCCACCTGGCTGCCTGGGCCGTGCCCGCTGTCAAAACCATCACCATCCTAGCCATGGGGCAGGTGGACGGCGATGTGCTCAGCGGGGTGTGCTATGTGGGCATCTACAGCGTGGACTCACTGCGGGGCTTTGTGCTGGCGCCGCTCTTTGTGTACCTCTTCATTGGCACCTCCTTCCTGCTGGCCGGCTTTGTGTCATTGTTTCGCATCCGCACCATCATGAAGCACGATGGCACCAAGACGGAGAAGCTGGAAAAGCTGATGGTGCGCATTGGGGTCTTCAGCGTCCTCTACACAGTCCCTGCCACCATTGTCCTGGCATGCTACTTCTATGAGCAGGCCTTCCGTAGCACCTGGGAGAAGACGTGGCTCCTCCAGACGTGCAAAACCTATGCTGTGCCCTGCCCTAGCCACTTTGCCCCCATGAGCCCGGACTTCACAGTCTTCATGATCAAGTACCTCATGACCATGATCGTTGGCATCACAACGGGCTTCTGGATCTGGTCTGGCAAAACCCTACAGTCCTGGCGGCGCTTCTACCACAGACTGAGTACCGGCAGCAAGGGCGAGACGGCGGTATGA